The following proteins are encoded in a genomic region of Paenibacillus sp. FSL H3-0469:
- a CDS encoding S-layer homology domain-containing protein, with protein sequence MKLLKRTVAVMLTLIMVFLSTSESFHALVEAASSTKTTMIQNEFIKVTVDNETGRYGIRTVEGQPIRKNDNNVNLLFQGDDPETSFTTFRIDGTDYIYGNKYKFDSSHYSETTAPKVVENSNGTKQLEMIWKMKGVEIKQILMLYTDSKDAVNSGNVNIRYEVNNKSGAQVQIGSRILLDTMVGGNDGPQFQIGTAYKSPLQVERKLVHNPEDDPGIPFEDRAYFKIPAYWVMRDKLDLTNPQATNVVAYGFNNFAEQNINIVDEMIVGHWNGLANTKWDYKIHPNLDFTRDTNDFGTADSAVAFYWNPEKLAPGGFQSFETVYGLGELTAPDKVFSIRYVDQVQQLATAPLEPGESVASKYEDNGVFTITAEVENLQAYNMEHSKIEVEMTLESGLSFVRQDELGQDVKDASGNPVLENSRSKMLEFKKSATPDEAAMGIEPKYKPGDAITATFRVQAKGRPWPVTREYMISARSPETQGKIEGVKDEGIKAQYESTRTNFILLPPVGEATATYSYALAPAELYSTDVKYLTVNLSNIEAYNTGNATTAPNFDLYLKNKADGNRYKVNVQDAVVMQPTDDGFSGAMRITYRGGDQVDSGGNVLEAGLGPELPLGEYQVEIDYKGDAGGDEEVAALYDMTTPQSFLVTDNNDTRIREAGVMAVYKEAVDISGLANGASVKDELVDQLNSLFPNKPFKDGSFLYKAVTEYKKTKALFGAASKAVDPKFDISEFMDDEALKETPMYAYKLFATEEDFEEFKEEAEAKDPEFDREILVTVRGMIKQVGTGDEEQVIVDTKTEPAIINDAVAYKGKDLSFVRGKLDIFGNTLPGDLPFLDTLFIKGEGTLSVASSGFVFHKGEWTLDFFNGFNKSLGEEDFDPKEKEDDDDKGKDDDKKEEKGNDGNPEDDSQNGSLKWAVGGVGDRLNPLRQVMIEDVYFNKQSLFGAPSFSIDGFGFSFNDFILRENGISFGGSLSLKIINSEIKNVIFNSAGFYGIDASLGFDLNQEMGLFGPDKKKDADKKKGPDAPSGKVTIKHAVQGGGVGNEYGLEFAAQLKNMMGVEIEFSLKKVKDGRILPDVIAFGAELPQPGILVTGATYLTAIRGAVRELADTIAGGTAEDPFPLTIQAGVGMRFGIAPAYFFGDVDLTVKRTGLKVEGRLDFAAKADAEKDDRLPMLTKALLEAQWVTPWFVRVEAEMDIGGWDIIIGKAGIFVGQNLEKNRTDFEGYISSKVQIPNDVPVVGGMPLSSMFLGVNNDKVWGSIGILLISLGITYYWSGGIEFGTSTDQLPEGMIHLVVDDPELGPRLMVIGAGVQTLATSKVATEDENQEIIYREVEEGVKYVENGSINVGVGGITVKNGGRIHEIPMDGVAGNAIIEMEYSSKDMPEFKLQDASGKLYPVKFDNTNTDPTANAFTQYIPASYKTDNGSKLSSEVDIRRAYIIIPENEATKGGTWKLTAVSAVDTKLLNVPTLPTLGEVNLAKDSSNANMFTASWKVANAAEGDTVNLYLAEDAVTNRKEMLNGQEILQTGDPGMLIAKDVPVASGGSVSGGITSGSKVIDVTNVTLMGNPEDIRGLLRQGNYYLRAELKSSSNFGTKTSPQRFEIIDPLAPQSVSDVIVEPAGNGLFSLSFKPGAKKSGHSGYEHSYVVDAKLDAEGKVSEYAPFGELLYTEQELKPYWNASTGKYEGLLIGGWKAVSTTDEVYKGSLEGSVIDLSKVKYVGLQVDKKYVIGVTSATVPTEDADKHQNYHYAERRDSSSTLLPTPKLPDLTVLSSSGTVDASSGNYVNLLTNETKQKLTLSSKQSNVTVEAFYADKSIATLALTNKAGGGSEGILNLDQFQTDGPYAIELRARNTATKDISVTMLYLTVDTIAPVLYLTEPVTGERTANGEIRVAGTTTTGTKLSAVYTVSQLQPDGKSKDVEISAPLTVDSLNGDFNGTVKINSADPSVALSIVAKDEAGNQNTAVVDITNAGFKVPVALVLKRSAKNLEPGDMDKIQAYLKVSDGKDDNGKPKFKEEPVTGKDLDNLTYQVAVGDAVSLSAKGNVTALTTGSSLIEAEYKVSEGVTLKGMLAATVAVPDSNELGTVQAVSSPISGDSNHTKITVTAAGDMTGQQIAYKVFSSSPEVLKYKDNVSSWSLLPLDGIVSAHPGATIVLAKRTSVDKLVKASGTVAASVWTSSGSGGGGGAGGGGGGAVPGVVEEQAPEQAAQITVNGQAVTAEWDGLTAIVRITDKEAVAGSDLTVSSTDPNAKAFSIRVDQSVVQQQLTAKKKIVIEVPMGQLVIAPENLAGVTAGLTIGIGGNSTADQQAMKAIADQQGFTLMAAGQGVTVNVNLPKSSWTPALAAKIAIPAPLAAKEITAMVLKDKDGNWTTVPWKLDASGTAVNVQLTGEGSLFFIRNQKAFKDMPSGWGKEGIVAASSKLFVLGKSAELFDPAGKVTRAEYPTILLRVAGLMNKQAASAGFSDVSASSWYNRSVSIATELGIVTGLEGGKYAPKDTLTRVEAMTMLGRLLNQVNPGSELSEAEVTSILSGFTDKGKVPAWARQAVAMSIKNGIILGEGNQVNPSSPLTREQAAAIAIRLDQFITAKQ encoded by the coding sequence GTGAAGTTGTTGAAACGCACAGTAGCGGTAATGCTCACCTTAATTATGGTATTTCTGTCCACCTCCGAGAGCTTCCATGCTCTCGTTGAGGCGGCCAGCAGTACCAAGACAACCATGATCCAGAATGAGTTTATTAAGGTCACTGTGGATAACGAAACAGGCCGCTACGGTATTCGCACTGTAGAGGGTCAACCGATCCGCAAGAACGACAATAATGTTAATCTGCTGTTCCAGGGGGATGACCCGGAGACGTCGTTCACGACGTTCCGGATCGACGGAACGGATTATATTTACGGCAATAAATACAAGTTCGACAGCAGCCATTATTCAGAGACTACTGCACCTAAAGTGGTGGAGAATTCTAACGGCACCAAGCAGCTGGAGATGATCTGGAAGATGAAGGGCGTAGAGATCAAACAGATTCTGATGCTCTACACCGACAGTAAGGATGCCGTGAATTCAGGTAATGTCAATATCCGCTATGAAGTGAATAACAAGAGCGGGGCGCAGGTGCAGATCGGCAGCCGGATTCTGCTGGATACGATGGTCGGCGGTAACGACGGACCACAGTTCCAGATTGGCACAGCCTACAAGTCACCGCTGCAGGTAGAGCGGAAGCTGGTGCATAATCCGGAGGACGATCCGGGCATTCCTTTTGAGGATAGAGCTTACTTCAAGATTCCTGCTTATTGGGTCATGCGCGACAAGCTGGATCTGACGAATCCTCAGGCAACCAATGTGGTAGCCTATGGTTTTAATAACTTTGCTGAACAGAATATTAATATTGTGGATGAGATGATCGTCGGGCACTGGAATGGCCTGGCGAATACGAAATGGGATTATAAAATACATCCCAACCTCGACTTCACCAGAGATACCAATGATTTCGGTACGGCGGATTCCGCCGTTGCCTTCTATTGGAACCCGGAGAAGCTGGCTCCTGGAGGCTTCCAGAGCTTCGAGACTGTATATGGGCTCGGTGAACTTACTGCACCGGATAAAGTGTTCTCGATCCGCTATGTGGATCAGGTTCAGCAGTTAGCCACGGCTCCGCTGGAGCCAGGCGAGTCGGTGGCATCGAAGTATGAGGACAACGGAGTCTTCACGATTACAGCCGAAGTAGAGAACCTGCAGGCCTACAATATGGAGCACTCCAAGATTGAAGTGGAGATGACACTGGAGAGTGGCCTCAGCTTCGTCAGGCAGGATGAGCTGGGCCAGGATGTTAAGGATGCCAGTGGCAATCCGGTCCTGGAGAATTCCCGCAGCAAAATGCTGGAGTTCAAAAAATCAGCCACACCTGATGAAGCGGCGATGGGCATTGAGCCGAAGTACAAGCCGGGTGACGCGATTACCGCGACCTTCCGTGTTCAAGCCAAAGGCAGACCTTGGCCGGTTACCCGGGAGTATATGATCTCCGCGAGAAGCCCGGAAACACAAGGCAAAATCGAAGGTGTCAAGGATGAGGGCATCAAAGCCCAGTATGAATCGACCCGCACCAACTTCATTCTCCTGCCTCCGGTGGGGGAAGCAACAGCTACGTATTCCTATGCACTCGCTCCAGCAGAGCTGTATAGCACAGATGTGAAATATCTGACGGTCAATCTGTCGAATATTGAAGCTTACAATACGGGCAATGCAACGACTGCTCCGAACTTTGACCTGTACCTCAAGAATAAGGCAGACGGTAACCGGTACAAAGTCAATGTTCAGGATGCAGTAGTGATGCAGCCGACCGATGACGGATTCTCCGGCGCCATGCGGATTACATACCGCGGCGGTGACCAGGTGGATTCAGGCGGCAATGTGCTGGAAGCCGGGCTTGGACCGGAATTGCCGCTCGGTGAATACCAGGTGGAGATTGATTACAAAGGCGATGCCGGCGGGGATGAGGAAGTCGCGGCTCTCTATGATATGACGACTCCGCAATCCTTCCTGGTCACCGATAATAATGACACGCGTATCCGTGAAGCCGGAGTAATGGCGGTATACAAGGAAGCTGTGGATATCAGCGGCCTTGCGAACGGTGCTTCTGTAAAGGATGAGCTGGTGGATCAGCTGAACTCTCTGTTCCCGAACAAGCCTTTCAAGGACGGTTCGTTCCTGTACAAGGCTGTTACCGAATATAAGAAAACCAAGGCATTGTTCGGCGCAGCGAGCAAAGCAGTTGATCCGAAATTCGATATCAGCGAATTCATGGATGATGAAGCGCTGAAGGAGACTCCAATGTATGCTTACAAGCTGTTTGCAACAGAAGAGGACTTTGAGGAATTCAAGGAAGAAGCGGAAGCCAAGGACCCGGAATTCGACCGTGAGATTCTGGTTACTGTCCGCGGTATGATCAAGCAGGTGGGCACAGGTGACGAAGAGCAGGTCATCGTGGATACCAAGACAGAACCGGCAATTATTAATGATGCTGTAGCTTATAAAGGTAAGGACCTGTCTTTTGTACGCGGTAAGCTGGATATCTTCGGAAACACCCTTCCTGGCGATCTGCCTTTCCTGGATACCCTGTTCATTAAGGGTGAAGGAACGCTGAGCGTAGCGAGCAGCGGGTTTGTGTTCCATAAGGGCGAATGGACGCTCGACTTCTTCAACGGCTTCAACAAGTCGCTTGGAGAAGAGGACTTCGATCCTAAGGAGAAGGAAGACGATGATGATAAAGGCAAAGATGATGATAAAAAGGAAGAGAAAGGCAATGACGGCAATCCGGAAGACGACAGCCAGAACGGCAGTCTGAAATGGGCCGTCGGCGGCGTGGGCGACAGATTGAATCCGCTGCGCCAGGTTATGATTGAGGATGTGTACTTCAACAAGCAGTCTCTGTTCGGAGCACCAAGCTTCTCCATTGACGGCTTTGGCTTCTCCTTCAATGACTTTATTCTTAGAGAGAATGGGATTTCCTTCGGCGGCTCGTTGTCCCTGAAGATCATTAACTCCGAGATCAAGAATGTCATTTTCAACAGTGCCGGCTTCTATGGCATCGATGCCTCTCTGGGCTTCGATCTCAATCAGGAGATGGGCTTGTTCGGACCGGATAAGAAGAAGGACGCGGACAAGAAAAAAGGTCCGGATGCTCCAAGCGGCAAGGTTACAATCAAGCACGCTGTGCAGGGCGGAGGCGTAGGCAATGAATACGGCCTTGAGTTCGCCGCACAGCTGAAGAATATGATGGGTGTAGAAATTGAATTCTCGCTCAAGAAGGTAAAAGACGGCCGGATTCTTCCGGATGTCATCGCCTTCGGGGCAGAGCTTCCGCAGCCGGGTATTCTGGTCACGGGTGCAACGTACCTGACAGCAATACGGGGTGCTGTACGTGAACTGGCGGACACTATTGCCGGCGGCACGGCAGAAGATCCGTTCCCGCTGACGATTCAAGCAGGTGTGGGCATGCGGTTCGGGATCGCTCCGGCGTATTTCTTCGGGGATGTAGATCTTACGGTGAAGCGTACCGGGCTTAAGGTGGAAGGCAGGCTGGATTTCGCTGCCAAAGCCGATGCGGAGAAAGATGACCGGCTTCCGATGCTGACCAAAGCGCTGCTCGAAGCACAATGGGTAACCCCATGGTTCGTGCGCGTGGAAGCAGAGATGGATATCGGCGGCTGGGATATCATCATCGGGAAGGCGGGTATCTTCGTCGGACAGAATCTGGAGAAGAACCGCACGGATTTTGAAGGCTATATCAGCTCCAAGGTGCAGATTCCGAACGATGTGCCGGTTGTCGGCGGCATGCCGCTGTCCAGTATGTTCCTTGGCGTCAACAATGACAAGGTCTGGGGCAGCATCGGTATTCTGTTAATCTCCTTAGGCATCACCTATTACTGGAGTGGAGGCATCGAATTCGGCACTTCGACCGATCAGCTGCCGGAAGGCATGATCCATCTGGTGGTGGATGATCCTGAGCTTGGACCGCGCCTGATGGTGATTGGTGCAGGGGTGCAGACGCTGGCCACATCCAAGGTAGCTACCGAGGATGAGAATCAGGAAATTATCTACCGTGAGGTAGAAGAGGGCGTCAAATATGTAGAGAACGGATCCATCAATGTCGGCGTAGGCGGCATTACGGTCAAGAACGGCGGCAGAATCCATGAGATTCCAATGGACGGCGTAGCCGGCAATGCCATCATTGAGATGGAGTACAGCAGCAAGGACATGCCGGAATTCAAGCTGCAGGATGCATCAGGTAAACTTTATCCGGTGAAATTCGATAACACGAACACTGATCCTACGGCAAATGCTTTTACACAATATATTCCTGCAAGCTATAAAACGGACAATGGTTCCAAACTCAGCAGTGAAGTGGACATTCGCAGAGCATATATCATTATTCCTGAGAATGAAGCCACAAAGGGCGGCACTTGGAAGCTGACAGCCGTCTCGGCTGTTGATACCAAGCTGCTCAACGTTCCTACTCTGCCAACTCTGGGTGAAGTCAACCTGGCGAAGGACAGCTCGAATGCGAATATGTTCACAGCCTCCTGGAAAGTGGCTAACGCAGCTGAAGGCGATACAGTCAATCTGTATCTGGCTGAGGATGCGGTGACGAACCGCAAGGAAATGCTGAATGGTCAAGAGATTCTGCAGACGGGTGATCCGGGTATGCTGATCGCCAAGGATGTACCGGTCGCCTCTGGCGGCTCGGTTAGCGGTGGAATCACAAGCGGCAGCAAAGTGATCGATGTCACCAATGTAACACTGATGGGCAATCCCGAGGATATCCGCGGGCTGCTCAGACAAGGCAACTACTACCTGCGTGCCGAACTGAAATCCAGCTCGAACTTCGGGACGAAGACTTCTCCGCAGCGTTTTGAGATCATTGATCCGCTGGCACCGCAGAGTGTCAGTGATGTCATTGTTGAGCCTGCCGGCAACGGATTGTTCTCACTCTCCTTCAAGCCGGGAGCGAAGAAATCGGGACACAGCGGCTACGAGCACAGCTACGTGGTCGATGCGAAACTGGATGCTGAAGGCAAAGTGAGTGAATATGCTCCGTTTGGAGAGCTTTTGTATACCGAACAGGAGCTTAAGCCTTACTGGAATGCATCCACAGGCAAATACGAAGGTCTGTTGATCGGCGGCTGGAAGGCTGTCTCTACAACAGATGAAGTCTACAAGGGCAGCCTTGAAGGCTCAGTGATTGATTTGAGCAAGGTGAAATACGTCGGCTTGCAGGTGGATAAGAAGTACGTCATCGGCGTTACTTCCGCAACGGTTCCAACCGAGGATGCCGACAAGCATCAGAACTATCATTATGCCGAGCGGCGGGACAGCAGCAGCACCTTGCTGCCGACTCCGAAACTGCCGGATCTGACGGTATTGAGTTCATCGGGGACGGTAGATGCCTCCTCCGGGAACTACGTGAACCTGTTAACGAATGAAACGAAGCAGAAGCTGACGCTCTCTTCCAAACAGTCCAATGTGACGGTGGAAGCCTTCTATGCTGACAAATCTATCGCTACATTGGCCTTGACGAACAAGGCTGGCGGCGGAAGCGAAGGCATACTGAATCTCGACCAGTTCCAGACGGACGGGCCGTATGCGATTGAACTCAGGGCCAGAAATACGGCAACTAAGGATATTTCAGTAACCATGCTGTATCTGACGGTAGATACAATCGCACCGGTGCTGTATCTCACAGAGCCGGTAACGGGTGAACGGACGGCGAATGGTGAGATTCGTGTAGCAGGAACTACGACTACAGGAACCAAGCTGAGCGCAGTGTATACTGTGAGCCAGTTACAGCCGGACGGGAAATCCAAGGATGTTGAGATTTCTGCTCCGCTTACCGTGGACTCGTTAAACGGTGATTTCAACGGAACTGTGAAGATTAACTCGGCTGACCCTTCCGTAGCCCTCAGCATTGTGGCTAAGGACGAAGCGGGCAATCAGAACACAGCGGTTGTGGATATTACGAATGCCGGCTTCAAAGTACCGGTTGCTCTTGTTCTCAAGAGATCGGCTAAGAATCTTGAGCCAGGAGATATGGACAAGATCCAGGCTTATCTCAAGGTCTCGGATGGCAAGGATGACAATGGCAAGCCGAAATTCAAGGAAGAGCCGGTAACCGGTAAGGATCTGGATAACCTGACTTATCAAGTTGCTGTAGGTGATGCGGTATCCCTGTCAGCCAAAGGCAATGTCACGGCACTTACTACCGGCTCCAGTCTGATTGAGGCAGAGTATAAGGTGTCCGAGGGTGTAACGCTTAAGGGCATGCTTGCGGCAACCGTAGCTGTTCCGGATTCGAATGAATTGGGTACTGTGCAAGCCGTATCCTCTCCAATCAGCGGAGACAGCAACCACACGAAGATCACAGTGACTGCCGCCGGAGATATGACTGGACAGCAGATCGCTTACAAGGTCTTCTCGTCAAGTCCTGAAGTACTGAAGTATAAAGATAATGTAAGCTCATGGAGTCTGCTTCCGCTCGATGGTATCGTATCCGCTCATCCGGGTGCTACCATTGTGCTGGCTAAGCGTACCTCAGTGGACAAGCTGGTTAAAGCTTCCGGCACTGTAGCAGCATCGGTCTGGACCAGCAGCGGTTCAGGCGGTGGTGGTGGCGCTGGCGGTGGCGGCGGAGGTGCCGTACCGGGAGTTGTTGAAGAACAAGCACCGGAACAGGCAGCCCAGATTACCGTCAACGGCCAGGCCGTAACAGCGGAGTGGGATGGACTTACAGCTATCGTCCGGATTACGGATAAAGAAGCTGTAGCAGGCAGTGACCTCACAGTAAGCTCCACCGATCCGAATGCCAAAGCATTCAGTATCCGTGTAGACCAGAGTGTGGTTCAGCAGCAGCTGACTGCGAAGAAGAAGATTGTGATTGAAGTTCCTATGGGCCAACTGGTCATTGCTCCTGAGAATCTTGCAGGTGTAACCGCCGGACTTACTATCGGCATTGGCGGTAATAGCACGGCTGACCAGCAGGCGATGAAGGCTATTGCCGATCAGCAAGGCTTCACGCTGATGGCGGCAGGCCAAGGTGTAACGGTGAACGTTAATCTGCCGAAGAGCAGCTGGACACCGGCGCTTGCAGCCAAGATCGCGATACCTGCGCCGCTTGCGGCCAAGGAAATTACGGCTATGGTGCTTAAGGATAAAGACGGCAACTGGACAACGGTACCGTGGAAGCTGGACGCAAGCGGCACCGCCGTGAATGTACAGCTGACCGGCGAAGGCAGCCTTTTCTTCATCCGCAACCAGAAGGCCTTCAAGGACATGCCTTCAGGCTGGGGTAAGGAAGGTATCGTTGCTGCTTCTTCCAAGCTGTTCGTGCTAGGGAAATCTGCGGAACTGTTCGATCCGGCAGGCAAAGTGACCCGGGCAGAATATCCAACCATTCTGCTGCGCGTTGCAGGTCTCATGAACAAGCAGGCAGCTTCGGCAGGCTTCAGTGATGTCAGCGCCAGCAGCTGGTATAACCGCAGCGTCTCCATTGCCACAGAACTGGGTATTGTTACCGGACTTGAAGGCGGCAAATATGCGCCTAAGGATACGCTGACAAGAGTTGAAGCAATGACGATGCTCGGCAGATTGCTGAATCAGGTCAATCCGGGCAGTGAACTCAGCGAGGCCGAAGTCACTTCGATCCTCAGCGGCTTCACTGACAAGGGCAAGGTTCCGGCATGGGCAAGACAAGCCGTGGCAATGAGCATTAAGAACGGCATTATTCTCGGGGAAGGCAACCAGGTGAACCCGTCAAGTCCGCTTACGCGTGAACAGGCGGCAGCCATTGCCATCCGGCTTGATCAGTTCATTACAGCCAAGCAATAA